The Schistocerca gregaria isolate iqSchGreg1 unplaced genomic scaffold, iqSchGreg1.2 ptg000728l, whole genome shotgun sequence genome window below encodes:
- the LOC126320601 gene encoding uncharacterized protein LOC126320601: protein MPDALLCKQRFLRWCSRKLFQLLSLFCCVCPLLLSILYKFQLFAGKFKKGALDLKSSRATQIVVNPLPPKQGSSLFIKIPYYYFDTRTQHWLAASLSHLRQAQRATAPEALRVVTYNVTYKPYFGWFFLDSTRWEYIINVLLSSLNADVICLNEVCDKLLERIKSAAWVKKGYYLSEIEGDWKKKKNLIISRFAFARLYKEVYGRQGAVSGCIILGEAVPLWICCCCLGDKPSETQKRKAQLDNLYQKLEYVSTEGFSIILGCLNFYSEKEEANIQSPYIDLWPHLCKGQNGHTYSRGIYGFLKWPGSDGTKKLRPDRILFNYNPCLDQSKDERFPAHHPASKCIIEPVSMFLFGNEPISSILDLYASNHYGLAADFKVKLIQ, encoded by the exons ATGCCAGATGCTTTGCTATGTAAGCAACGTTTTTTAAGATGGTGTTCCAGGAAGCTTTTCCAGTTGCTGTCCTTGTTTTGTTGCGTTTGCCCCCTGCTTCTTTCGATACTCTACAAATTTCAACTCTTCGCCGGAAAGTTCAAAAAAGGGGCGCTGGATTTG AAATCGTCAAGAGCAACACAAATTGTTGTCAATCCTTTGCCGCCTAAACAGGGCTCTAGCCTGTTCATCAAAATCCCCTACTACTACTTCGATACTAGAACGCAGCACTGGCTCGCGGCGTCCCTCTCGCACCTGAGACAAGCGCAGCGGGCGACGGCCCCCGAAGCTCTACGAGTCGTCACCTACAATGTCACCTACAAACCGTATTTTGGCTGGTTTTTTCTCGACAGCACCCGGTGGGAGTACATCATCAACGTGCTCCTCTCCAGCCTCAACGCCGACGTCATTTGTCTCAACGAGGTCTGCGATAAGCTCCTGGAGAGGATCAAGAGCGCTGCGTGGGTCAAGAAGGGCTACTATCTGTCCGAAATCGAGGGcgactggaaaaagaaaaaaaatttgatcATTTCCAGGTTCGCATTTGCTCGACTATACAAAGAAGTGTACGGCAGACAGGGCGCGGTCTCCGGGTGCATCATTCTCGGGGAAGCCGTCCCGCTGTGGATTTGCTGCTGTTGCCTCGGAGACAAGCCCTCTGAAACGCAGAAACGAAAGGCCCAGCTCGATAACCTCTACCAAAAACTTGAATATGTCAGCACAGAGGGCTTCTCTATCATCCTCGGGTGCTTGAACTTTTACAGCGAGAAAGAAGAGGCGAACATTCAGAGCCCGTACATCGACCTATGGCCTCACCTGTGTAAGGGCCAAAACGGGCACACCTACAGTCGCGGCATTTACGGCTTTTTAAAATGGCCCGGTTCCGACGGCACCAAGAAGCTGAGGCCAGACCGCATCCTGTTCAACTACAACCCTTGTCTTGACCAATCAAAGGAcgagcgatttcctgcccaccacccGGCGTCGAAGTGCATTATCGAGCCGGTCTCTATGTTTTTGTTCGGAAACGAGCCAATTTCGAGCATTCTAGACCTCTACGCCAGCAACCACTATGGTCTCGCGGCCGACTTCAAGGTCAAACTGATTCAGTAG
- the LOC126320579 gene encoding translation initiation factor IF-2-like, protein MMSSVLLSCFGSRWGAVTQAGRAEKKFYSQARKPRTAKTGSTVWIQKQNQKRSWKLERRKRTELMLSGQYSSKTLASAIGVRTVDVLKVLIRMNECPTTSDAFLNSELVDLIVTEFGRVPVRGKNVEDDIYPRELPEDLSAYPRRSPVVTIMGHVNHGKTTLLDALRGSNICSEEKAGITQRIAAFSVKVAAYDTTITFIDTPGHAAFSRMRQRGARVTDIAVLMVAADSGVQEQTEQTIRYIQETGCEVIVAINKCDKPNADTKRVRYQLAEKGVILEQFGGDVLDVEISALKKQGLDALLEAILLKAEELDLRADPTGFAEADILDVRKHHFHGIVANCILRLGSLKKGDAMIAGRGYGTVKRLLDENDNAITTVKPGEPFSVLGWDVGPNPGDELISCDSYKKVKSAAAYRHSCICDVTTERYYNELQSEQLQEKELEQRDQLHAVELGSDPLEYAQQQKILREQSRVKIVPFSIHADSAGSFEFIEDALNSFPQNEVKARITKTTVGKITERDIVEASLVENKVSIIGFNVSITEKARVLAQQEKIAVQCFQVVYPLINWAKEILSKHLKPREVINVLATAKVLQVFTVKIEKKLVKIAGCHVVSGTFKKKLCQILRHDRVVFEGPIRQLRHLKTEVKQISPGMECGVYMGLNVEFEVDDVINNIERVYVPRTLEESKAEHDKLQVSAKRSLPEKPAAR, encoded by the exons ATGATGAGCTCGGTCTTGCTGTCGTGTTTTGGATCGAGGTGGGGCGCCGTAACGCAGGCTGGAAGAGCCGAGAAGAAG ttttactcCCAGGCAAGAAAGCCGAGGACAGCCAAGACTGGATCTACAGTATGGATTCAGAAGCAGAACCAGAAGCGGTCCTGGAAGCTGGAGCGTCGAAAGCGCACGGAATTGATGTTGTCCGGACAGTATTCGAGCAAGACGCTGGCGTCGGCGATTGGGGTTAGGACCGTGGACGTGTTGAAAGTGTTGATTCGGATGAACGAGTGCCCGACGACTTCGGACGCCTTTTTGAACAGTGAGTTGGTGGATTTGATAGTGACTGAATTCGGAAGGGTGCCAGTGCGAGGGAAGAACGTCGAGGACGATATATATCCTCGAGAGTTGCCGGAAGATCTCAGCGCTTATCCGCGGAGGTCTCCCGTCGTTACGATCATGGGGCACGTGAACCACGGCAAGACGACTCTGTTGGACGCGCTGAGGGGGTCGAACATTTGTTCTGAAGAGAAGGCTGGCATTACTCAGAGAATCGCGGCGTTTTCTGTCAAAGTCGCCGCGTACGACACGACGATCACGTTTATCGACACGCCGGGACACGCGGCGTTTTCCAGAATGAGGCAGCGCGGCGCGCGAGTTACCGACATTGCCGTGCTGATGGTCGCGGCGGACTCTGGCGTGCAAGAACAGACGGAACAGACCATTCGGTACATTCAGGAAACTGGGTGTGAGGTTATTGTCGCGATCAACAAGTGCGACAAGCCTAACGCCGACACGAAGAGAGTGCGATACCAGCTCGCCGAGAAGGGCGTCATCTTGGAGCAGTTTGGAGGGGACGTGTTGGACGTGGAAATTTCGGCCTTGAAGAAGCAAGGACTGGACGCGCTGTTAGAGGCCATTTTGCTGAAGGCTGAAGAGTTGGACCTCCGTGCGGATCCTACCGGATTCGCGGAAGCGGACATACTGGACGTCAGAAAACACCATTTTCACGGCATTGTAGCCAACTGCATCCTGCGACTGGGCTCTCTGAAGAAGGGCGATGCGATGATCGCTGGTCGAGGCTACGGGACCGTAAAACGTCTACTGGACGAAAACGATAACGCCATCACTACGGTCAAGCCGGGAGAGCCCTTTTCCGTCCTCGGGTGGGATGTGGGGCCCAATCCCGGAGACGAGCTGATTTCGTGTGACAGTTACAAGAAAGTGAAGAGCGCGGCCGCGTATCGCCACAGTTGCATCTGCGACGTCACCACGGAGCGGTATTATAACGAACTGCAGTCCGAACAACTCCAAGAAAAGGAACTGGAGCAGAGGGACCAACTCCACGCCGTCGAACTCGGATCTGACCCTCTGGAATACGCCCAGCAGCAAAAAATCTTGCGAGAACAATCTCGAGTCAAAATCGTTCCTTTCTCCATCCACGCCGACTCAGCGGGGTCCTTCGAATTCATAGAAGACGCACTCAACTCGTTTCCCCAAAACGAGGTCAAGGCACGCATCACCAAGACCACCGTCGGCAAAATCACCGAACGGGACATCGTGGAGGCCTCTCTCGTAGAAAACAAGGTCTCTATCATCGGGTTCAACGTCTCCATAACCGAAAAGGCGAGGGTTCTGGCGCAACAGGAAAAGATCGCCGTCCAGTGCTTCCAGGTCGTCTACCCCCTCATCAACTGGGCGAAGGAAATCCTATCCAAACACCTCAAGCCCAGGGAAGTCATCAACGTCCTGGCCACCGCGAAAGTCCTGCAAGTGTTCACCGTCAAGATCGAGAAGAAGCTCGTCAAAATCGCCGGGTGCCACGTTGTTTCAGGAACTTTCAAGAAAAAACTTTGTCAAATTTTGCGTCATGACAGAGTTGTGTTCGAGGGCCCGATTCGCCAATTGCGCCACCTCAAGACCGAAGTCAAGCAGATTTCTCCCGGGATGGAGTGCGGCGTGTACATGGGTCTGAACGTCGAGTTCGAAGTCGACGACGTCATCAACAATATCGAGAGGGTCTACGTGCCCCGCACGCTCGAGGAATCCAAGGCCGAGCACGACAAGCTCCAGGTATCGGCGAAGAGGAGTTTGCCAGAAAAGCCGGCGGCGCGTTAG